Proteins from a single region of Scytonema millei VB511283:
- a CDS encoding ATP-binding protein produces the protein MLDALRQTSLFAELTDEQLQWLAEHGNLIQLATGEYLALEGEPPKNFYVLVEGEIQLTKKVGDIERHMMTFGPGTYTGHELILLDMPYFASGRATKASRVLKWDTHAFWQMLTRCPSITRDLLVITAQRTQILETTSRHHEKLLALGTMAAGLAHELNNPAAAVSRGAKHMHELFQELLLLALSLNQQQMTSTQMAFLANILQDAIARAATPLQLDPLVQSDREDEIAIWLEANGVEDSWNLAPTLAVAGLDTEWLNVVIEHVPAQSLGKVLTWIEATLTGLGLLDEIEQSAGRISELVKAVKEYSYMDRAPMQDLDVHQGIESTLIMLGHKLKGGVAVSREYDRSLPTICAYGSELNQVWTNLIDNAIDAMGGRGQIWIRTARDNNDLLVEIADNGPGIPLDIQGRIFEPFFTTKGVGQGTGLGLVISYRIIEKHAGDIRFHSEPGNTCFHIRLPIAPCQVRNRQENSSTQLPSTQLSSILVSGELG, from the coding sequence ATGCTTGATGCCTTAAGACAAACATCGCTCTTTGCAGAACTCACGGACGAGCAATTGCAATGGTTAGCCGAACACGGTAACCTGATTCAGTTAGCCACTGGAGAGTATCTAGCGCTTGAAGGAGAGCCGCCGAAAAATTTCTACGTGCTTGTGGAAGGCGAAATACAGCTGACAAAAAAAGTTGGTGACATAGAAAGGCATATGATGACCTTCGGACCAGGAACGTATACAGGTCACGAGTTAATTTTATTAGATATGCCTTACTTTGCTAGCGGACGGGCTACAAAAGCTAGTCGCGTGTTGAAATGGGACACACATGCTTTCTGGCAAATGCTAACCAGATGTCCTTCGATTACACGCGATCTGCTGGTCATAACAGCCCAGCGGACGCAAATCTTGGAAACAACATCACGACACCACGAAAAGCTGCTTGCACTAGGTACTATGGCAGCTGGTCTTGCCCACGAACTGAATAATCCAGCAGCAGCGGTCAGTCGAGGTGCAAAGCACATGCACGAATTATTCCAAGAATTGCTCTTGCTGGCACTCAGTCTGAACCAACAGCAGATGACAAGCACGCAGATGGCTTTTCTGGCAAATATTCTGCAAGACGCGATCGCGCGTGCCGCAACACCGCTACAGTTAGACCCGCTCGTGCAGAGCGATCGGGAGGATGAGATCGCTATCTGGCTTGAGGCAAACGGCGTTGAAGATAGCTGGAATCTCGCCCCTACTCTGGCAGTAGCAGGACTAGATACAGAATGGCTGAATGTTGTCATAGAACATGTGCCTGCTCAATCCTTGGGTAAAGTACTGACCTGGATTGAAGCAACTCTGACTGGGTTGGGGTTGTTAGACGAAATTGAGCAGAGTGCGGGACGCATTTCTGAGCTAGTTAAAGCAGTCAAAGAGTATTCATACATGGATCGAGCGCCAATGCAGGATTTAGACGTACACCAGGGAATCGAAAGTACGTTGATTATGCTAGGTCACAAACTTAAGGGTGGTGTAGCCGTGTCGCGCGAGTACGATCGCAGCCTGCCTACTATCTGCGCCTATGGAAGTGAGTTGAACCAAGTTTGGACTAACTTGATCGACAATGCGATCGATGCAATGGGCGGACGCGGACAAATCTGGATTCGCACAGCGCGAGACAATAACGATCTGCTCGTAGAGATTGCTGACAATGGTCCAGGCATTCCGCTAGACATTCAAGGGCGTATCTTCGAGCCATTTTTTACTACCAAAGGTGTGGGTCAAGGAACTGGCTTAGGTTTGGTGATTAGCTATCGAATTATAGAGAAACACGCAGGCGACATCCGCTTTCATTCCGAGCCAGGAAACACTTGCTTTCACATTCGCCTGCCGATCGCTCCGTGTCAAGTGCGAAATCGTCAGGAAAACTCAAGTACTCAACTTCCAAGTACTCAACTTTCATCAATCTTAGTGAGTGGCGAGTTAGGCTAA
- a CDS encoding DUF7219 family protein, whose product MADKNEFLHPRHRYRGNFTPEYLVFNANLQEFAQEIGYIVSLQTNGKISTEEACRRIKVIWRELELSREKLGIGYDDPTKD is encoded by the coding sequence ATGGCTGACAAAAATGAGTTTTTACATCCCCGTCACCGCTATCGGGGTAACTTCACACCAGAATACTTGGTATTCAATGCCAATTTACAAGAGTTTGCTCAAGAAATTGGTTATATTGTTAGCTTGCAAACTAATGGAAAAATTTCTACAGAGGAAGCTTGTCGCCGAATCAAAGTAATTTGGCGAGAGTTAGAACTTTCTAGAGAGAAATTAGGAATTGGGTATGATGACCCAACTAAAGACTAA
- a CDS encoding FAD-dependent oxidoreductase: MANPVLLTLDDDPGVLRVIERDLRREYGSRFRVMRSESGLTALKALQQVKLRREMVALFLVDQRMPEIAGVEFLEQAMELFPDAKRVLLTAYADTDAAIRAINTAKIDYYLLKPWDPPHEKLYPVLDDLLDDWISSCRPPFEGLRIVDSRWSPHLHQIKDFLARNHVPYQWLDIEAEEEARQWANYTESGATNLPLVLFPDGSHLIQPTNTQIAQKLGLRTHAQMPFYDLAIVGAGPSGLAAAVYGASEGLRTVLIEKEAPGGQAGTSSRIENYLGFPVGLSGADLARRAVTQAKRFGVEILSPQEVTGVRVADPYRILTLSDGTEVCCHAMLIATGISYRRLNIPGIENLIGAGVYTGAAMTEALSCLNQEIYIVGGANSAGQAAVYLAKYARRVKMLVRGDSLAKSMSQYLIDQISATENIEVRVHSSIVQVHGENCLEAITIADAQTGEKQSVPTNLLFVMIGAKPRTDWLDGIVVRDEQGFILTGASLNRNGRCIKGWTLDREPFLLESSVPGIFVAGDVRHGSVKRIASGVGEGSIAVQFIHQYLSKM; the protein is encoded by the coding sequence GTGGCTAATCCTGTTCTGTTAACTTTAGACGACGATCCAGGAGTTTTGCGAGTGATCGAGCGCGATCTCCGACGCGAGTATGGTAGCCGATTCCGAGTCATGCGATCGGAATCGGGTTTAACAGCTCTGAAGGCACTGCAACAAGTTAAGCTACGTAGGGAAATGGTAGCACTATTCTTGGTAGATCAGCGGATGCCAGAGATCGCAGGGGTAGAGTTTCTCGAACAGGCGATGGAACTTTTTCCAGATGCAAAGCGGGTCTTGCTAACTGCATATGCGGATACTGATGCTGCTATCCGCGCCATCAACACAGCAAAGATTGATTACTACCTTCTCAAGCCCTGGGACCCGCCACATGAAAAACTATATCCCGTGCTGGACGATTTACTAGATGATTGGATTTCGTCTTGTCGTCCGCCCTTTGAAGGTTTGCGAATTGTTGATTCGCGTTGGTCGCCTCATCTGCATCAAATCAAAGATTTTTTGGCTCGCAATCACGTACCTTATCAATGGCTGGACATTGAGGCAGAAGAAGAAGCACGCCAATGGGCTAACTACACCGAATCTGGTGCTACAAATTTACCACTGGTATTATTTCCCGATGGTTCTCACTTGATACAACCGACAAATACGCAAATTGCCCAGAAACTCGGATTGCGAACCCATGCCCAAATGCCATTCTACGACTTAGCGATCGTCGGCGCTGGTCCATCTGGTCTAGCAGCAGCAGTCTACGGAGCGTCTGAGGGATTGCGAACCGTGTTAATTGAAAAAGAAGCCCCAGGCGGGCAAGCAGGAACGAGTTCTCGGATTGAGAACTATTTGGGCTTTCCCGTTGGACTGAGTGGAGCGGATCTAGCTCGACGTGCAGTAACTCAAGCCAAACGGTTCGGCGTGGAGATTCTCTCGCCACAAGAGGTGACTGGTGTTCGAGTCGCCGATCCCTATCGTATTTTGACACTGAGCGATGGCACAGAGGTTTGCTGTCATGCAATGCTTATTGCTACGGGTATCTCGTATCGCAGACTTAATATACCTGGGATCGAAAATCTGATCGGAGCTGGCGTATATACTGGGGCAGCAATGACTGAAGCACTCTCTTGCTTAAATCAAGAGATTTATATCGTTGGCGGGGCTAACTCAGCCGGACAAGCAGCGGTCTATCTTGCTAAATACGCTAGACGTGTGAAAATGCTGGTGCGCGGCGATTCTCTTGCTAAAAGCATGTCCCAATATTTAATAGACCAGATTTCAGCAACAGAGAACATTGAAGTTAGGGTACACTCTAGCATCGTCCAGGTTCATGGTGAAAACTGTCTAGAGGCAATTACGATTGCTGATGCCCAGACAGGCGAAAAACAATCTGTTCCTACAAACTTACTCTTTGTCATGATTGGAGCTAAACCGCGTACAGATTGGTTAGATGGCATTGTGGTAAGAGACGAACAAGGTTTTATCCTGACTGGAGCAAGTTTAAACCGTAATGGACGCTGCATCAAAGGATGGACGCTCGATCGCGAGCCTTTTCTGCTTGAAAGTAGCGTACCTGGTATCTTTGTGGCTGGAGATGTGCGTCACGGTTCAGTGAAGCGCATTGCTTCAGGAGTAGGAGAAGGTTCGATTGCCGTTCAGTTCATTCATCAATACCTGAGTAAGATGTAA
- a CDS encoding AGE family epimerase/isomerase has protein sequence MSNTGFSFSDSIAGYVTEFDSSRNTFNLKTSDGRNFEVALTSTTYAEMVRNLGEPYYDCTSQMQSMLVPDRYLFAYGIFYPEADRNKFEAKHVVFLGRTENEYLFERPDWWVKQIRNLANFYLKAQFEDGEIDYRKYRTGIGLVGSKEDSNRQETDTISRLVYGFATAYMMTGDDRYLEAAEKGTEYLREHMRFLDEGEEICYWYHGVDVKPDGSEQKIFASEFGDDYDALPAYEQIYALAGPTQTYRVTGDPRIMNDIELTVNLFNRYLLDKTDKGGFFSHIDPITLSPYAETLGKNRAKKNWNSVGDHAPAYLINLWLATGEDKYADFLEYTFDTIEKRFPDFNNSPFVQERFYEDWRHDTTWGWQQNRAVVGHNLKIAWNLMRMNHLKPKERYTTLAEEIAEIMPDVGSDRQRGGWYDVVERSLEPGQKVHRFVWHDRKAWWQQEQAILAYLILAGSLGNTEHRRLARESAAFYNAWFLDNQSGGVYFNVLANGIPYLMGTERGKGSHSMSGYHSFELAYLAAVYTNLLITKQPMDLYFKPRPGAFKDNLLRVAPDILPPGSVRIGEVWIDDRSYTNFDADQLTVKLPDTRDQVKVRVRILPIQVFFDAALLEVADGTAKISLTGLLDANAIPILEAELEKVQTQPLKRLVFLLQDLKCISSAGLRFLIFTKQKLGSDVQIHVVGAQENVKNYLKMSSFCQGITVFDRYDVTETANVYLVP, from the coding sequence ATGAGTAACACAGGTTTTTCATTTTCAGACTCGATCGCAGGATACGTGACAGAATTCGACTCAAGCAGAAATACTTTCAACCTAAAAACTTCTGATGGTAGAAATTTTGAGGTTGCATTAACCTCAACAACTTACGCAGAAATGGTACGCAATCTAGGAGAACCATATTATGACTGTACTAGCCAAATGCAGTCAATGCTTGTCCCCGATCGCTATCTTTTTGCATATGGCATCTTCTATCCTGAAGCAGATCGGAATAAGTTTGAAGCCAAACACGTTGTTTTTCTGGGTCGGACAGAAAACGAGTATCTGTTTGAAAGACCGGACTGGTGGGTAAAACAGATCCGAAATCTTGCCAATTTTTATCTGAAGGCACAGTTTGAAGATGGTGAAATCGACTATCGGAAATATCGTACTGGAATTGGTTTAGTGGGTTCCAAGGAAGATTCCAATCGTCAGGAAACTGATACCATTTCTCGCCTAGTTTACGGTTTCGCCACAGCATATATGATGACTGGTGACGATCGCTACCTAGAGGCGGCGGAAAAAGGGACTGAATATCTGCGCGAACACATGCGTTTTCTCGATGAAGGCGAAGAAATCTGCTACTGGTATCATGGTGTCGATGTGAAGCCAGATGGCAGCGAACAGAAAATATTTGCCTCAGAATTTGGGGATGATTATGATGCGCTGCCAGCATACGAGCAAATTTATGCGTTGGCTGGTCCCACCCAGACTTATCGGGTGACAGGCGACCCACGCATCATGAATGATATTGAATTAACTGTCAATTTATTTAACCGCTATCTCCTAGACAAAACAGACAAAGGCGGCTTTTTCTCTCACATCGATCCCATTACCCTCAGCCCTTATGCCGAGACTTTAGGGAAAAACCGCGCTAAAAAGAACTGGAACTCAGTTGGCGATCATGCTCCAGCCTATTTGATCAACCTTTGGTTAGCAACTGGCGAAGACAAATACGCCGATTTCCTTGAGTATACGTTTGACACCATTGAAAAACGTTTCCCAGATTTTAACAATAGCCCATTTGTGCAAGAACGTTTCTATGAAGATTGGAGGCACGACACAACGTGGGGTTGGCAGCAGAACCGAGCAGTGGTGGGTCACAACCTCAAAATTGCTTGGAACCTAATGCGAATGAACCACTTGAAACCAAAAGAAAGGTATACCACTCTAGCCGAAGAAATTGCCGAAATTATGCCAGATGTTGGTAGCGATCGCCAACGTGGAGGCTGGTACGATGTCGTAGAGCGCAGTTTGGAACCAGGACAAAAAGTACACCGCTTCGTCTGGCACGATCGCAAGGCTTGGTGGCAGCAAGAGCAAGCTATTTTAGCTTACTTAATCCTAGCTGGTTCCCTTGGTAATACTGAGCATCGACGTTTAGCACGGGAGTCAGCAGCTTTCTATAATGCTTGGTTCCTCGATAACCAGTCTGGTGGTGTCTACTTTAATGTCTTGGCAAACGGAATTCCTTATCTAATGGGGACTGAACGTGGCAAAGGCAGCCATTCGATGAGCGGCTACCACTCGTTCGAGTTAGCTTACTTGGCTGCGGTCTACACAAATTTGCTAATTACGAAACAGCCAATGGACTTATACTTTAAGCCCAGACCAGGAGCATTCAAAGACAACCTTCTGCGAGTTGCACCGGATATTCTGCCACCAGGTAGCGTGCGGATTGGTGAAGTATGGATCGACGACCGATCGTATACTAATTTTGATGCCGACCAACTGACTGTCAAACTGCCTGACACTCGCGACCAAGTGAAAGTAAGAGTCAGAATTCTGCCGATTCAGGTTTTCTTTGATGCCGCTTTACTGGAAGTCGCTGATGGGACTGCCAAGATTTCATTAACTGGCTTACTAGATGCAAATGCAATACCAATTCTGGAAGCAGAGTTAGAAAAGGTACAAACGCAGCCACTCAAACGCCTCGTCTTTCTGTTACAAGACTTAAAGTGTATCTCTAGTGCTGGACTGCGTTTTCTAATTTTCACAAAGCAAAAGCTAGGTTCTGACGTTCAAATTCATGTAGTTGGCGCGCAGGAAAATGTGAAGAATTACCTCAAGATGAGTTCATTCTGTCAAGGCATTACTGTGTTCGATCGGTATGATGTGACTGAAACCGCCAACGTGTATTTAGTTCCCTAA
- a CDS encoding glycosyltransferase family 4 protein produces MKIAIWHNLPSGGGKRALYHHVKGLLERGHTLESWCPPTADQSYLPLSELIEENIVPLAQPPIKKRNKFIKQPFSPYFHVLNNIQAMDAHCQQCAAEINCGDFDVLFANSCTFFRTTAIGRYVNIPTAIYLQEPNRELYEAIPRLPWAAIPPPAKTGWSSSYLSTFLKNSIQVQGYRLQVREELQNARAFNLILVNSLFSRESVLRAYGLDAKVCYLGIDTELFKPSQVSRKKIVVGLGGIYSGKGLERAVRAIGTIQKEKRPDLIWIGNFSVDSYQQKIEQLARSLEVKFIAKVQIADDEIVKLLSQASVMIYTPVLEPFGFAPLEANACETPVVAIAEGGVRESIKDGINGFLIDGDDPILSGKAISYLLDNPDLVEKMGERARKYVLENWSWRQANDCLENYLLSLVASGVRQQP; encoded by the coding sequence ATGAAAATTGCTATCTGGCATAACTTACCAAGTGGTGGTGGAAAGAGAGCCTTATATCATCATGTAAAAGGCTTGTTAGAGCGCGGTCACACTTTAGAATCTTGGTGTCCTCCAACGGCAGACCAATCTTATCTTCCTTTAAGCGAATTGATCGAAGAAAATATAGTGCCACTTGCTCAGCCGCCTATAAAAAAACGGAATAAGTTCATAAAACAGCCATTTTCGCCGTATTTTCATGTTTTGAATAATATCCAAGCGATGGATGCTCATTGTCAACAATGTGCTGCTGAAATTAATTGCGGTGACTTCGATGTACTTTTCGCCAATTCCTGTACTTTTTTTCGTACGACTGCAATTGGTCGATATGTCAATATACCAACAGCTATTTATCTCCAAGAACCTAATCGAGAACTATACGAAGCGATACCAAGATTACCTTGGGCAGCCATACCACCTCCAGCGAAGACTGGGTGGTCGAGTAGTTATCTCTCAACATTTCTAAAAAATTCGATTCAGGTACAAGGATATAGACTTCAAGTTCGAGAAGAATTGCAGAATGCGCGAGCGTTCAATTTAATTTTAGTTAATTCTCTTTTTAGTCGAGAAAGTGTTTTAAGAGCTTATGGATTAGATGCTAAAGTTTGTTATTTAGGAATTGATACCGAACTCTTTAAGCCATCACAAGTTTCTCGAAAGAAAATTGTCGTCGGTCTTGGAGGTATTTATTCTGGCAAAGGACTTGAGCGTGCAGTTCGCGCTATCGGCACAATACAGAAAGAAAAAAGACCAGATTTAATCTGGATCGGAAATTTCTCTGTCGATAGTTATCAGCAAAAAATTGAACAGCTTGCTAGATCTTTAGAAGTTAAATTTATAGCTAAGGTGCAGATTGCAGATGATGAGATCGTCAAACTTTTGAGCCAAGCTTCAGTCATGATTTATACTCCTGTCCTAGAGCCATTTGGTTTTGCGCCTCTTGAAGCAAATGCTTGTGAAACTCCGGTTGTTGCGATCGCTGAAGGAGGAGTTAGAGAAAGTATTAAAGATGGAATTAATGGTTTTTTAATTGATGGTGACGATCCAATTCTGAGTGGTAAGGCTATCTCTTATCTTTTAGATAATCCCGATCTAGTAGAAAAAATGGGCGAACGAGCTAGAAAATACGTACTAGAAAATTGGAGTTGGAGGCAAGCAAATGACTGTTTAGAGAATTATTTACTGAGCTTAGTAGCCAGCGGCGTTCGACAGCAACCGTAA
- the glgX gene encoding glycogen debranching protein GlgX — protein MILTTATQQVELAKTKYQLEPGCQHPLGATPNSEGVNFAIFSEHATSVELLLFDNHDDLEPTQIIQLDPRINKTFHFWHVYVRGLKPCTYYAYRVSGPQDIQAGHRFDGNKVLLDPYAKGNTNALWNRVDAIGTKDNIATSMRSVVVDISDYDWEGDRPLNRPMSETIVYELHVAGFTKSPSSGCQHCGTFSGIVEKIPYLKELGITAVELMPIFDFDEKNIFREVDGKPLRDYWGYNPHSYFAPEGSYCTSPEIGSQIREFRDLVKALHKAGIEVILDVVFNHTDEGNHDGPTINFKGLDNSIYYHLVPFNKYYYMDYSGCGNTVNCNHPMVEKLIVDCLEFWVKEMHVDGFRFDEGSILARGQDGVPLIHPPVIWHIETSEILADTKIIAEAWDAAGLYQIGYFPGYRWAEWNGRYRDDIRRFVKGDSGLAGSAAWRIAGSADLYQASGHLPINSVNFITCHDGFTLNDLVSYNNKHNEANGEGNRDGINDNLSWNCGVEGETEDREIDALRRQQIKNFAAILLLSQGVPMIVAGDEVRRTQQGNNNAYCQDSEISWFDWSLVEKNADIFRFFKLAIEFRKCYCQSALRRSQFFSGDVNERGLADMSWHGTKLFNPGWYDPHSRVLALTLGGFEGEADLHIMFNMYWDALEFETPSIQGRNWYKVIDTAEPSPMDIMEPGKEILVSGNVCPVKERSVVVLISK, from the coding sequence ATGATTCTAACTACAGCTACACAGCAAGTTGAGCTAGCGAAAACTAAATACCAATTGGAGCCAGGATGCCAACATCCCTTGGGTGCAACACCAAATTCTGAAGGAGTCAATTTTGCAATCTTTTCAGAACATGCCACCTCTGTAGAGCTTTTGTTATTTGATAATCATGACGATCTTGAACCCACACAGATTATTCAATTAGATCCAAGGATAAATAAAACCTTTCACTTCTGGCATGTCTATGTTAGAGGATTGAAACCATGCACTTACTATGCTTATCGGGTGAGTGGACCTCAGGACATACAAGCAGGACATCGCTTTGACGGGAATAAGGTATTGCTCGATCCATACGCGAAGGGAAATACCAATGCGCTTTGGAACCGCGTTGATGCAATAGGGACAAAGGATAACATAGCTACCTCAATGCGTAGCGTAGTCGTTGATATATCGGATTATGACTGGGAAGGCGATCGCCCTCTTAACCGACCCATGAGTGAGACGATCGTTTATGAGCTTCATGTTGCAGGATTTACTAAGTCCCCTTCTTCAGGCTGTCAACACTGCGGTACTTTCTCTGGAATTGTTGAGAAGATTCCTTATCTAAAAGAGTTGGGGATCACGGCTGTTGAACTGATGCCAATTTTTGACTTTGATGAAAAAAATATTTTTCGAGAGGTTGACGGTAAGCCCCTGAGAGACTATTGGGGATACAATCCACATAGCTACTTTGCACCCGAAGGCTCATATTGCACCTCGCCAGAAATAGGGAGCCAGATCCGAGAGTTTCGAGATCTGGTTAAGGCACTGCACAAAGCAGGGATTGAGGTGATCTTGGATGTAGTCTTTAACCACACGGACGAGGGCAACCATGACGGTCCTACGATTAACTTTAAAGGACTTGACAATAGCATTTACTATCACCTAGTACCGTTCAACAAGTATTACTACATGGACTATTCTGGGTGTGGAAATACTGTTAACTGTAACCATCCTATGGTGGAAAAGTTAATTGTAGATTGCCTGGAATTTTGGGTGAAGGAAATGCACGTTGATGGTTTCCGATTTGACGAAGGCTCTATCCTCGCCAGAGGTCAAGACGGAGTACCTTTAATTCATCCACCAGTCATATGGCACATTGAAACATCTGAAATCTTAGCCGATACCAAAATTATTGCAGAAGCATGGGATGCTGCTGGGCTTTATCAAATTGGCTACTTCCCTGGTTATCGATGGGCAGAATGGAATGGACGCTACCGAGATGATATCCGACGCTTTGTCAAGGGAGATTCAGGACTAGCAGGATCTGCTGCTTGGCGAATTGCTGGCAGCGCCGATCTCTATCAAGCTAGTGGGCATCTACCAATTAATAGCGTTAATTTCATCACTTGCCATGATGGGTTTACTCTCAATGATTTAGTTTCTTACAATAATAAACACAATGAAGCTAATGGCGAAGGCAATCGCGATGGCATTAACGATAATCTGAGCTGGAATTGTGGTGTTGAAGGGGAAACTGAAGATAGAGAAATTGATGCATTGCGTCGGCAGCAAATTAAAAACTTTGCAGCTATTCTTCTACTGTCCCAGGGCGTGCCAATGATTGTGGCTGGCGATGAAGTCAGGCGTACTCAACAAGGTAATAATAATGCCTACTGCCAAGATAGCGAGATTAGTTGGTTTGACTGGAGTTTAGTGGAGAAGAATGCTGATATATTCAGGTTCTTTAAGCTGGCGATCGAGTTCCGTAAATGCTATTGTCAATCTGCTTTACGCCGTTCCCAGTTCTTCAGTGGCGATGTCAATGAGCGTGGTTTAGCAGATATGTCTTGGCACGGCACAAAGTTGTTTAATCCAGGATGGTACGATCCTCATTCTAGAGTTCTTGCCTTGACTTTAGGCGGTTTTGAAGGAGAAGCAGATCTTCATATCATGTTCAATATGTACTGGGATGCTTTAGAATTTGAAACTCCCTCAATTCAGGGTAGGAATTGGTACAAAGTCATTGATACTGCGGAACCTTCCCCGATGGACATCATGGAGCCAGGGAAAGAAATCTTGGTTTCAGGCAATGTTTGCCCTGTCAAAGAGCGTAGTGTCGTCGTTCTCATTTCTAAATAG
- a CDS encoding GMC oxidoreductase, translating into MKNRFRSRRRFLQTTALISAGAAISPLASIYRASAQNQNVPDEAVEALVLGSGFGGAITALRLTQTGIRTLMIERGLRWSIRDDGNTFATFQQIDGRAAWLSNTTWNGVPVDPFTGVLDFSQENGINILHGAGFGGGSLVYNAITYQPRREIFNGIFSPDVVDYDELDAVYYPRVRSLLQPASIPDDILASPYYDRARLLIEQGNRAGFATYPYNLAVDWNIIRQEIEGTKIPAAIIGNHWYGINSGAKNSLDRNYLFQAEQTGLLDVLTLHLATDITEVPEYGYRVLCTQIDTSGAVVAQKSFTCRYLFLAAGSIGTSKLLVRSKATGLLPKLNDEVGKHWGGNGDAIVTRSNLSPPVSGKGGPACVVLEHLDNPLGATVLEDIPDANAADGTLQLLALGIPRQTGTFTYNASTDSVRLNWTQDNAQLDAVKLTAQILDEKNTTSTSQPKSEFINSISGHPLGGATLGKACDRYGRVAGYKGLYVMDGAMIPGYTAITNPSFTIAALAERNIEKIIAEDFV; encoded by the coding sequence ATGAAGAACAGGTTTCGCAGCCGTCGCCGCTTTCTGCAAACTACCGCACTTATTTCTGCTGGTGCTGCCATAAGCCCGTTAGCTAGTATTTATCGCGCGAGCGCCCAAAATCAAAATGTTCCAGATGAAGCCGTAGAAGCTCTAGTCCTTGGTAGCGGTTTTGGTGGAGCGATTACCGCTCTGCGATTGACACAAACTGGGATTAGAACTTTGATGATAGAGCGAGGACTCCGCTGGTCCATTAGAGATGATGGAAATACTTTTGCTACTTTTCAACAAATAGATGGTCGAGCTGCCTGGTTAAGTAATACGACATGGAATGGGGTCCCCGTCGATCCGTTTACAGGAGTGCTAGACTTTTCTCAGGAAAATGGAATTAATATCTTGCATGGGGCTGGCTTTGGAGGTGGATCGTTAGTTTACAACGCGATTACTTACCAACCCAGACGCGAGATATTCAATGGGATATTTTCTCCTGATGTTGTGGACTATGATGAATTGGATGCAGTTTATTATCCTCGCGTGCGATCGCTTCTACAACCCGCTAGCATTCCTGATGATATTTTGGCAAGTCCTTACTACGATCGCGCTAGGTTATTAATCGAACAAGGAAACAGAGCGGGCTTTGCTACATATCCATATAATCTTGCAGTAGATTGGAATATAATTCGCCAAGAAATAGAAGGAACTAAGATCCCTGCTGCAATTATAGGTAATCATTGGTACGGTATTAATAGTGGGGCTAAAAATAGCCTAGATCGCAACTATTTATTTCAGGCAGAGCAAACTGGCTTGTTAGATGTTTTAACTCTACATCTAGCTACGGATATTACTGAAGTCCCTGAATATGGATACAGAGTTTTATGCACTCAAATTGATACTTCAGGAGCAGTTGTCGCCCAAAAATCTTTTACTTGTCGCTATTTATTTTTAGCCGCTGGTTCTATTGGAACTTCCAAACTTTTAGTTAGATCTAAAGCAACGGGCTTGTTACCAAAATTAAACGATGAAGTTGGCAAACATTGGGGAGGTAATGGAGATGCGATTGTAACTCGTAGCAACTTATCGCCGCCTGTCTCTGGTAAAGGAGGACCAGCATGTGTAGTTCTGGAACACCTAGATAACCCTCTCGGCGCAACTGTTCTTGAGGATATTCCAGATGCAAATGCGGCTGATGGTACGCTACAGTTACTAGCTTTAGGTATACCTCGACAAACAGGGACATTTACGTACAATGCATCTACTGATTCTGTCCGCTTGAACTGGACTCAAGACAATGCTCAATTAGATGCTGTCAAGTTAACTGCTCAAATCCTTGATGAGAAAAATACGACCTCAACCAGTCAGCCTAAGTCAGAATTTATCAATTCTATCTCTGGGCATCCTCTAGGAGGAGCAACACTAGGAAAAGCCTGCGATCGCTACGGGCGTGTCGCCGGGTATAAAGGTCTTTATGTCATGGATGGAGCGATGATTCCTGGCTATACAGCCATCACAAATCCTTCCTTTACTATTGCGGCTTTAGCAGAACGCAATATAGAAAAAATCATTGCTGAAGATTTTGTATAG